The Chloroflexota bacterium genome has a window encoding:
- a CDS encoding DUF4258 domain-containing protein — protein MKTIVFSQHALAQMPDRGATHEEVETAIRAGERVPAKEGRIAFRRNFPFQKDWKGHYYEVKQVMPVVVEESDRIVVVTVYVFYYGGRR, from the coding sequence ATGAAAACCATTGTCTTTTCCCAGCATGCTCTGGCACAGATGCCTGACAGAGGTGCCACTCATGAAGAGGTTGAAACAGCTATCCGGGCTGGTGAGAGGGTACCAGCTAAGGAGGGTCGGATAGCCTTTCGTAGAAATTTCCCATTTCAGAAGGATTGGAAGGGACATTATTACGAAGTGAAGCAGGTTATGCCTGTTGTGGTTGAAGAGAGTGATAGAATAGTAGTGGTCACGGTTTATGTATTCTATTATGGAGGTAGAAGATGA